The Saccharothrix violaceirubra genome segment GGGTGCGCACCCGGGTGCGCGGCGGTCCGGAACGCGCGACGGGCGCCCTCCCCCCGCGGTCGGGGAAGAGCGCCCGTGGACGGTGCGCGGCGAGGTCAGGGCGTGTGGCGTGCCTGCTGCTTGATGCGGGACGTCAGTTCCTGGACCTGGTCGTAGATGCGCCGACGCTCGGCCATCTCCTTGCGGATCTTCTTGTCCGCGTGGATGACCGTGGTGTGGTCCCGGCCGCCGAACGTCTGCCCGATCTTGGGCAGCGACAGGTCGGTCAGCTCGCGGCACAGGTACATGGAGATCTGCCGGGCCTGCGCGAGGACGCGGGTCTTGCCCGGACCGCACAGGTCGTCGAGCGAGACGCCGAAGAACTCGGCGGTGACGGCCATGATCGTCGGGGCGGTGATCTCGGGCGCGTGCGAGTCCGGGATCAGGTCGCGGAGCACTATCTCGGCGAGCTGCACGTCCACCGGCTGGCGGTTGAGCGACGCGAACGCCGTGACGCGGATCAGCGCGCCTTCCAGCTCCCGGATGTTGCGCTCGATCCGGGCGGCGATGAACTCCAGCACCTCGGCGGGCGCGGCCAGCCGGTCCTGCGCGGCCTTCTTCCGCAGGATCGCGATCCGGGTCTCCAGCTCGGGCGGCTGGATGTCGGTGATCAGACCCCACTCGAACCGGGTGCGCAGCCGGTCCTCCAGCGTCTCCAGCCGCTTGGGCGGCCGGTCGGAGGAGACGACGATCTGCTTGTTGGAGTTGTGGAGCGTGTTGAACGTGTGGAAGAACTCCTCCTGGGTTCCTTCCTTGCCCTCCAGGAACTGGATGTCGTCGACGAGGAGCACGTCGATGTCCCGGTAGCGGCGCTGGAACGCGACCTTGCGGTCGTCGCGCAGGGAGTTGATGAAGTCGTTGGTGAACTCCTCCGTCGACACGTACCGCACGCGCATGCCGGGGAACAGCCGCTGGGCGTAGTGCCCGACCGCGTGCAGCAGGTGCGTCTTGCCCAGCCCCGACTCGCCCCAGATGAACATGGGGTTGTAGGCGCGGGCGGGCGCCTCGGCCACCGCGACGGCGGCGGCGTGCGCGAACCGGTTCGAGGCGCCGATGACGAAGGTGTCGAAGTTGTACTTCTCGTTGAGCCGGGTCTGGGACGACGCCGGGTTCGCCGGTCGGGTGAACGGCGTGCCGCTCGGCGCGGTGTTGCGGCTGAACGTCGGCCAGATCTCGGTGACGGCGGCGA includes the following:
- the dnaA gene encoding chromosomal replication initiator protein DnaA; translation: MSDHQSDLGRVWEQVVQELAASTLSPQQRAWMRVTRPIGLLDGTALLAAPSEFAKEAIERALRDPITAALSRRLGRAVSLAVKVDSPDPVNPPTTPLPVLPAPVVPITPPPVNGIERPVPLLPDKPEPEGPTGEAEGEEVDEQAEELAAVTEIWPTFSRNTAPSGTPFTRPANPASSQTRLNEKYNFDTFVIGASNRFAHAAAVAVAEAPARAYNPMFIWGESGLGKTHLLHAVGHYAQRLFPGMRVRYVSTEEFTNDFINSLRDDRKVAFQRRYRDIDVLLVDDIQFLEGKEGTQEEFFHTFNTLHNSNKQIVVSSDRPPKRLETLEDRLRTRFEWGLITDIQPPELETRIAILRKKAAQDRLAAPAEVLEFIAARIERNIRELEGALIRVTAFASLNRQPVDVQLAEIVLRDLIPDSHAPEITAPTIMAVTAEFFGVSLDDLCGPGKTRVLAQARQISMYLCRELTDLSLPKIGQTFGGRDHTTVIHADKKIRKEMAERRRIYDQVQELTSRIKQQARHTP